A portion of the Bacillus thuringiensis genome contains these proteins:
- the pdaA gene encoding delta-lactam-biosynthetic de-N-acetylase produces MKYKWLYIGLIFSIMMALVPVSALAYTNTPHNWGIPRPKNETVPDAGKLYTDLLQKNGGFYLGDTKKKDIYLTFDNGYENGYTGKILDVLKEKKVPATFFVTGHYIKTQKDLLLRMKDEGHIIGNHSWSHPDFTAVNDEKLREELTSVTEEIKKVTGQKEVKYVRPPRGVFSERTLALTKEMGYYNVFWSLAFLDWKVDQQRGWQYAHNNVMTMIHPGSVLLLHAISKDNAEALAKIIDDLREKGYHFKSLDDLVKSNQP; encoded by the coding sequence ATGAAATATAAATGGTTGTATATCGGTCTCATTTTTTCAATTATGATGGCACTTGTTCCAGTTTCGGCATTGGCTTATACAAATACTCCACATAACTGGGGAATCCCGCGTCCTAAAAATGAAACAGTACCAGATGCAGGAAAGTTATATACGGATTTACTGCAAAAAAATGGTGGGTTTTATTTAGGAGATACGAAGAAAAAAGATATTTATTTAACATTTGATAATGGATATGAGAATGGATACACAGGCAAAATCTTAGATGTATTAAAAGAGAAAAAAGTACCAGCAACTTTCTTTGTAACGGGGCATTACATTAAAACACAAAAAGATTTATTGTTAAGAATGAAGGATGAAGGACACATTATTGGAAATCATTCTTGGAGTCATCCTGATTTTACAGCGGTAAATGATGAGAAGCTTCGTGAAGAATTAACGAGTGTAACGGAAGAAATTAAAAAAGTAACTGGGCAAAAAGAAGTGAAATATGTACGTCCTCCGCGCGGCGTATTTAGTGAAAGAACGTTAGCTCTTACGAAAGAAATGGGCTACTATAATGTATTTTGGTCACTTGCATTTTTGGATTGGAAAGTGGATCAGCAAAGAGGATGGCAATATGCACATAATAATGTTATGACGATGATTCATCCAGGATCTGTTTTATTACTTCATGCAATATCAAAAGATAATGCAGAAGCACTTGCGAAAATCATTGATGATTTGCGCGAGAAAGGGTATCATTTTAAAAGTCTAGATGACTTAGTAAAAAGCAATCAACCGTAA
- a CDS encoding DNA-3-methyladenine glycosylase family protein, with amino-acid sequence MWSEHVTLEYPYHFEEVLKRLSFDPLNVIQLDEKVIYIPLCIDEEQVIVRLQGIGTVQNPQFWISSQTGNPEKVMKRMRDIFHWNEPFQDIQNHFLNTSLRPLFETYAYTPIILEFDYFACLLRCIIHQQINLKFATVLTEQFVKRYGTEKNGVFFFPTPEIVANISIEELREQKFSQRKAEYIVGLGRSIVSGTLNLASIENGTEEEVGAQLLPIRGIGAWTVQNFLMFGLGRKNMFPKVDIGIQRAVQGIFQLDDKPDDAFLEKVKQECEPYCSYAALYLWKSIE; translated from the coding sequence ATGTGGAGCGAACATGTTACGTTAGAGTATCCGTATCATTTTGAAGAAGTATTAAAACGTTTATCTTTTGATCCTCTTAACGTCATTCAATTAGATGAGAAAGTCATTTATATCCCGCTTTGTATAGACGAGGAACAGGTTATTGTTCGCTTACAAGGGATTGGTACTGTTCAAAATCCACAGTTTTGGATTTCTAGTCAGACAGGAAATCCGGAGAAAGTCATGAAACGAATGAGGGACATTTTTCATTGGAATGAACCGTTTCAAGATATACAAAATCATTTTTTAAACACATCATTACGTCCACTATTTGAAACATATGCTTATACTCCAATTATTTTAGAATTTGATTATTTTGCTTGTCTTCTTCGCTGTATCATTCATCAACAAATAAATTTGAAATTTGCTACTGTGTTAACAGAACAATTTGTGAAACGGTATGGAACAGAAAAGAACGGTGTATTCTTTTTCCCGACTCCGGAAATAGTAGCAAATATTTCAATTGAAGAATTGAGAGAGCAGAAGTTTAGTCAGCGAAAGGCTGAATATATAGTAGGATTAGGTCGAAGTATTGTCAGTGGTACATTAAATTTAGCGAGTATAGAAAATGGGACGGAAGAAGAGGTTGGGGCACAATTGTTGCCAATTAGGGGAATTGGTGCATGGACAGTGCAAAACTTTTTAATGTTTGGGCTTGGACGGAAAAATATGTTCCCGAAAGTGGATATTGGGATTCAGCGTGCAGTGCAAGGTATATTTCAATTAGATGATAAACCTGATGATGCATTTTTAGAAAAAGTGAAACAAGAGTGTGAACCATACTGCAGTTATGCAGCGTTATATTTATGGAAAAGTATAGAGTAG
- the rlmD gene encoding 23S rRNA (uracil(1939)-C(5))-methyltransferase RlmD: protein MIQKQHESKLEVGQTFPVTIKRLGINGEGVGYFKRQVVFIPGALPGEEVVAETTKIQRGFAEAKVKKVRKASPHRVKAPCPVYEECGGCQLQHLDYKEQLNQKRDIVVQAFEKYMKNSMEEKIRPTLGMENPWHYRNKSQLQVGRKDEKVITGLYKQNSHQLIDIAHCMIQHKATNEATKVVRRILEKLNVSIYNEKKQKGLVRTIVTRTAVQTGEVQVTLITTKEELPNKEQFIAEVQKQMPAVKSIMQNVNWRKTSVIFGDKTFKLAGKEVIQETLGDLSFELSARAFFQLNPEQTVVLYDEAKKAAALTGNEKIVDAYCGVGTIGLWLANDAAEVRGMDVIPEAIADARKNAKRHGFTNTKYEAGKAEQWLPKWVKEGWRPDVIVVDPPRTGCDDKLLETILKVKPKQVVYVSCNPSSLARDVQALMKSYEVEYVQPVDMFPHTAHVENVVRLKLK, encoded by the coding sequence ATGATACAAAAGCAACACGAGAGTAAGTTGGAAGTTGGTCAAACGTTTCCTGTGACAATTAAACGTCTTGGGATTAACGGAGAAGGCGTTGGTTATTTTAAGAGACAAGTTGTTTTCATTCCAGGGGCATTACCAGGAGAAGAAGTTGTTGCAGAAACAACGAAAATTCAGCGTGGCTTCGCTGAAGCGAAAGTGAAAAAAGTTCGTAAAGCTTCACCGCATCGTGTGAAAGCACCGTGTCCAGTATATGAGGAGTGTGGCGGTTGTCAGCTGCAACATTTAGATTATAAAGAACAATTGAATCAAAAGCGTGATATCGTTGTACAAGCATTTGAGAAGTACATGAAAAACAGTATGGAAGAGAAAATTCGTCCAACGCTTGGCATGGAAAATCCATGGCATTATCGTAATAAGAGTCAATTACAAGTGGGGCGTAAAGACGAAAAGGTTATTACAGGGCTATATAAACAAAACTCACATCAGTTAATTGATATTGCTCACTGTATGATTCAACATAAAGCAACGAATGAAGCGACAAAAGTTGTAAGACGTATTTTAGAAAAATTAAATGTTTCTATTTACAATGAGAAAAAACAAAAAGGTTTAGTACGCACAATTGTAACACGTACTGCAGTTCAAACAGGGGAAGTACAAGTTACACTTATTACAACAAAAGAAGAATTACCAAATAAAGAACAATTTATTGCAGAAGTACAAAAACAGATGCCAGCGGTTAAATCAATTATGCAAAATGTAAACTGGCGTAAAACATCTGTTATTTTTGGCGACAAAACATTTAAATTAGCTGGAAAAGAAGTAATTCAAGAAACACTTGGTGATTTATCATTCGAATTATCAGCACGTGCATTCTTCCAGTTGAATCCAGAACAAACTGTTGTTTTATATGATGAAGCGAAAAAAGCAGCTGCGTTAACAGGAAACGAGAAGATTGTGGATGCGTACTGTGGTGTTGGTACAATCGGTCTTTGGCTTGCAAATGATGCAGCGGAAGTACGTGGTATGGATGTAATTCCAGAAGCGATTGCAGATGCAAGAAAAAATGCGAAGCGTCACGGATTTACAAATACGAAATATGAAGCAGGTAAAGCTGAACAATGGTTACCGAAATGGGTAAAAGAAGGATGGCGTCCAGATGTAATTGTTGTCGATCCACCACGTACAGGTTGCGATGATAAATTACTGGAAACAATTTTAAAGGTGAAGCCGAAACAAGTTGTGTATGTGTCTTGTAATCCTTCTTCATTAGCACGTGATGTACAAGCATTAATGAAGAGCTATGAAGTGGAGTATGTGCAACCAGTTGATATGTTCCCGCATACTGCGCATGTTGAGAATGTAGTTAGATTAAAGTTGAAATAA